The Fusarium oxysporum f. sp. lycopersici 4287 chromosome 1, whole genome shotgun sequence DNA segment CATAACAAAGTCTATCAAAACAGAATTGATTATTTAGGGTACTTAGGACATCAAATAGAGGCAGTTGGGGAAACAAAGATACCTACCTTATGTCAGAACGGCTTTTATTACCATGAGTAGAAGTCGCGTGAGGAACAACTGGAAGTGCTGGTTGTTTAAtaccaccaagaccaacgtCGCATGGGACTTACAGCTGGAGCTgggctggagctggagcggAGTGGTATGTTGTGGTCCAGGGCCCGGGCCAAGTTAAAAAGTCACTGTTGCTATGGCAATAGCACCAAGGAGCAACCTGTTTCGGGCAGGGGCCAAAAAACAACGACAATCGCCCATACAAAAGAATCGTTAGCCCAGTGTCCAATCTTacatcaacatcgtcaaccAAGAACTTCAATTCTTTTCCCTTCCCCAGCTTTGCCTTCTGGCTTTTGGTGCTTTCTCTTGTCCGCGCTGGAGCTGGACTTGAAGACCCCCCTTCTTTAACCTGTTAACGCCAGCCTACCTcacctaccttacctatTTAGCTCACTCAACGCTGCAGCTTCCCGTTGAACTGTCAAAGGCAATTCATCCCCGGTCACCGCCTGCTCTGTTCATTTGTCGCTCGTCACATTGAGACATCGCCGCTGCTTCAATTCATTGACTGTGTATATCTTGCTATAATCTGATATCTTTCGACTGCATTCGAAAGCCCCTGCCATTTTTTTGTTCAACAACAGCCTCTGGACGGTCCCACCGCCAGCCTCCTTGAAGCGCAAGTCAATATCAACAACATAACAACAACATGGCTCCTTCTACCAGGCAATCGCAAAACATGGCGCAGATAGTCGAGTACATACCAGGTAAATCTTTACTCTCTACAACACATCATTCATACGATGACCGCTTGGCTTTTCAGGGCCATGTCGCATTGTTATGCTTTTCAGTTTTCGCCGCTGCTCAAGGCTCCACCTTGCTTCATCTACATCAATGTTCACAACATGCTTCTGCCAACATCGTGGCTAAACTATATTTCAGACCGGCTTTACCTTGCCTCCTACATCCAGCCTCCCACACCAGACACCCCGTTCCCTTACCCCGAGGAGCCTCAGCCAGCTTCTCCCAAGAAGCGAAGCCAACGAGCTGCTGCGGGTGCGACCCCGCTCGCCGCCAAGTCGAACCGACCGCAGCCATGCTATTTTACCGTCGACGATACTCTTCTGTACAACGCTTTCCACCATGATTTTGGCCCTCTGCACATCGGCCACCTCTACCGATTCGCCATCCAATTCCATGATATCCTAGGCGCAAAGCAAAACAAGGACCGCCCCATTGTTTTCTGGAGCGCTGCTGACCCTAGAAGTGAGCCTTTCCGTGTAATCTGTACGAAGCGCAAGGAAACTAACATCAAGTCAAGGTCGCGCGAACGCCGCTTGTATGCTCGCATGCTACATGGTCCTCATACAGAACTGGCCTCCCCATCTGGCCCTTGCCCCGATTGCGCAGGTCGATCCTCCTCTGATGCCATTCCGAGACGCGGGTTACAGTCAAGCCGATTATGGCATTAGCGTTCAAGATGTTGTCTATGGTGTGTGGAAGGCCAAGGAAGAAAAGTGCTGCGATCTAGACAACTTCGATCTAGACGAATACGAGCGTTTCGAGAGAGTCGAACATGGTGATTTCAACTGGATCACTCCCCATTTCCTGGCATTTGCTTCTCCCCAGCACGCGCCGGTCCAGAAAATCACAGAGGGATCCGATCTGTACCCATTGCTTCCACGGACGCTAGCCGCCGTGGATGCCCATCCCAAGTTGCCAAAGCCCTTCAAGAATGTGCTGAAGCACTTTTCCGAGAAGAACATTGGCCTGGTGGTCCGACTTAACTCTCAACTCTACTCCCCCTCGTACTTTGAGGCGCTGGGTATTCAGCACCTGGACATGATCTTTGACGATGGCACATGCCCCTCGCTCTCGACTGTCCGCAAGTTCATCAGACTTGCTCACGAGACCATCACTGTCCGTAAGCAGGGAATTGCTGTTCATTGCAAGGCTGGCCTCGGCCGCACAGGTTGTTTGATTGGTGCCTATCTCATTTACCGACACGGTTTCACCGCCAATGAAGTTATCTCATTCATGCGGTTCATGCGACCTGGCATGGTTGTTGGCCCTCAACAGCACTGGCTCCATTTGAACCAGGGCACATTCCGCGAATGGTGGGTTGAGGAGAGAATTGAGCGCAGACTCAGGAGGGAGATGGCTGCTGCCAACCCTATTCCCAGCACCCCCATTCGTGCCATGCAAAAGACAACACTTCGAAACGGCCAGGCTTCGACACCCCCCAACCGAAGCCCCTCAAACCGTACTCCGCTGAGTGAAGTCGACCACGACCGCAATAATATTGGGGTCCAGGAAGACTATTTACCAGCTCCCACCCCGGGCCAACCGCGAAAGACTGCCAGGGATCGTCATCACCCTTACCAGCGCTCAACTTCCAACGGGCTCGCTGTTGAAGAGCAGCGCACTATTGAGCAAGAAGCTGAGTACATTGCGACGCACAGCCAGGCTCACGGCGGAGAGTCTGACGAGGAGTTGCATTTGCGCATGCGCCGTCATCGTAAGGCGACCTCCCAATCACCGGCTCGCAGTGAAAAGACACGCTCGGTTAGCCAGACGACAGCTATCTACACGATTGACAACGATGCATCACACGACGCTGAGAACATTGGCTCTGTGCGGACCAAGCACGTCGAACGAGTTGCTAGTACCCCTGGCGTTCTGACAAAGGTTCGCGGCAGCAAGCGCCAGGGAGAGTCTCCCCTTCGGGCAAAGGAGTCTGCTGGCATTCGAAAGACCAGCGGCAGAGTAGGCAGCGCCAATCATGGAGCGTCAGTGACGGCAGCTTCGACAGCCCGTAAAGTTTCTGGAGCTTAGAAAGCACCAGCACAGCGAGTCCAGCCGCTTCAGCGTTCTAACGCGAAGCGTAACAGACACTTGTACGATTCCACGTCACGATCATGATTCACGTACGTCACGGGCAATGTTAACGTCTCTCATGCATTGGCGTTTctggctcagaagaggatgacgagCGGTTTATGTTTGAATGTTAATGATTCTTCTCCCATGCATGATTGCTTACCGAGAAGTGTTTGGCTTTCAGTTAATGTCATTTGAAACTTGCAAGATAATTCAGTTTCTGCTGCATACAAGGATCATTACGGCTACGACTTCGATGGAGTTTGTCGTGGTCAAGGAGGAGGGCAACTAGAGAGACGTGAATAATGCATACTATCTCGGATGAGGGCAAGACTGAAGGCATACCGGAGTTCCAATTTGCGATGGCGTACAGGCAGGCAAGGTTGAAATTATTATTGTGGACTTATTTGGTTTGGCATTGCACTGGGTTTTGTTGTTTCTTGATGATAGTCAAAGAAGGGGCAATGAAGAAGAGACGGTAGCGGGTTTTTACGACGGTTATATAAGTTTCCAAGAGCTGAAATACATACATCTCTTACACTGTTCATTCTTTGTGGATTTCTGTCTGGCGACCGACGGTCTAAGCTGCCCATATTGATAATCTATCTATATTGCTTCGTATCCAGTTCATATGAAG contains these protein-coding regions:
- a CDS encoding cell division cycle 14, which encodes MAPSTRQSQNMAQIVEYIPDRLYLASYIQPPTPDTPFPYPEEPQPASPKKRSQRAAAGATPLAAKSNRPQPCYFTVDDTLLYNAFHHDFGPLHIGHLYRFAIQFHDILGAKQNKDRPIVFWSAADPRSRANAACMLACYMVLIQNWPPHLALAPIAQVDPPLMPFRDAGYSQADYGISVQDVVYGVWKAKEEKCCDLDNFDLDEYERFERVEHGDFNWITPHFLAFASPQHAPVQKITEGSDLYPLLPRTLAAVDAHPKLPKPFKNVLKHFSEKNIGLVVRLNSQLYSPSYFEALGIQHLDMIFDDGTCPSLSTVRKFIRLAHETITVRKQGIAVHCKAGLGRTGCLIGAYLIYRHGFTANEVISFMRFMRPGMVVGPQQHWLHLNQGTFREWWVEERIERRLRREMAAANPIPSTPIRAMQKTTLRNGQASTPPNRSPSNRTPLSEVDHDRNNIGVQEDYLPAPTPGQPRKTARDRHHPYQRSTSNGLAVEEQRTIEQEAEYIATHSQAHGGESDEELHLRMRRHRKATSQSPARSEKTRSVSQTTAIYTIDNDASHDAENIGSVRTKHVERVASTPGVLTKVRGSKRQGESPLRAKESAGIRKTSGRVGSANHGASVTAASTARKVSGA